In the Hyalangium ruber genome, one interval contains:
- a CDS encoding sensor domain-containing diguanylate cyclase — translation MNALSSVPLMPKVVRHAVRAVPAASVLLVFVHLARNGFRGLDTLEWTEACLVSFLLVGLGLTAWRRIRRNALGAVLELRDDLELGGGLIAAAFIVVAIGGGELFPIVYLLMAFLVAFLPRNAGLTLLGVALVFDGLVTLGAPGGGNGASFGMHALFLALFAGLYHLVLSARIAVARRAENDAVQKRIKEVEERARTFRLINSGTQDSFTGGMNQDEKWLVASVKEIEGAVGAALEVAETALRTHTCAAFLLASDDRSLKLYDCRSSSERVQRERFHAGEGIIGGVLKRQAPVRMNSPNGLKGITYYDGGGTQLAAVLAVPIIEASGLVRGVLVADRVTHEPFSDQDERLLTTIAGEVLRAIEVERVMTYIRKSRDEKDRFFRAIEELNRAGSPEQVFIAVLESARQIASLDFCAVTLVSEVEGKRMHRVARMTGVTASGKALEGSAFPDNNGLVANVVRYGAPLPGRDIKAMDRQVIFDEETQIRGLGALKIFPLTAGDRILGTLVAGSRKKALDQDVLRMLEVMAIQAAQAVLRAQLFEQMERMATTDGLTGLLNHRTFQSKADESLAQARRYQRKLSMILTDIDHFKSVNDTYGHPTGDAVLRGVAKILRDKARDTDIVARYGGEEFAIIMPETDAKGAQVIAERIREAVKAEVFQTEMGPLKVTMSLGIATGPDHGYEKQQLIDLADQCLYHAKRNGRNQSVTVAQMQGGKRLQVAEAG, via the coding sequence ATGAACGCGCTCTCGTCCGTCCCGCTGATGCCCAAGGTCGTCCGTCACGCGGTGCGCGCTGTGCCCGCGGCGTCCGTCCTGCTGGTCTTCGTACACCTGGCGCGCAACGGCTTCCGGGGGCTGGACACCCTGGAGTGGACCGAGGCGTGCCTCGTCTCCTTCCTGCTGGTGGGCCTGGGGCTGACGGCGTGGCGGCGCATCCGGCGCAACGCCCTGGGCGCCGTGCTGGAGCTGCGCGACGACCTGGAGCTGGGCGGTGGCCTCATCGCCGCGGCCTTCATCGTCGTGGCCATCGGGGGCGGGGAGCTGTTCCCCATCGTCTACCTGCTGATGGCGTTCCTGGTGGCCTTCCTGCCGCGCAACGCCGGGCTGACGCTGCTGGGCGTGGCGCTGGTGTTCGACGGGCTCGTCACCCTGGGCGCGCCGGGCGGAGGCAACGGGGCCTCGTTCGGCATGCACGCGCTGTTCCTCGCGCTCTTCGCGGGCCTGTACCACCTGGTGCTCTCGGCGCGCATCGCCGTCGCCCGCCGCGCGGAGAACGACGCGGTGCAGAAGCGCATCAAGGAGGTGGAGGAGCGCGCCCGCACCTTCCGCCTCATCAACTCCGGCACCCAGGACAGCTTCACCGGGGGGATGAACCAGGACGAGAAGTGGCTGGTCGCCTCGGTGAAGGAGATCGAGGGCGCGGTGGGCGCCGCGCTCGAGGTGGCCGAGACCGCCCTGCGCACCCACACCTGCGCGGCCTTCCTGCTCGCCTCGGATGACCGCAGCCTGAAGCTGTACGACTGCCGCTCCTCCTCCGAGCGGGTGCAGCGCGAGCGCTTCCACGCCGGCGAGGGCATCATCGGCGGAGTGCTCAAGCGCCAGGCTCCGGTGCGGATGAACTCGCCCAACGGGCTCAAGGGCATCACCTATTACGACGGCGGCGGGACGCAGCTGGCGGCGGTGCTGGCGGTGCCCATCATCGAGGCCAGCGGGCTGGTGCGCGGCGTGTTGGTGGCGGACCGGGTGACGCACGAGCCGTTCTCGGACCAGGACGAGCGGCTGTTGACCACCATCGCCGGCGAGGTGCTGCGCGCCATCGAGGTGGAGCGGGTGATGACGTACATCCGCAAGAGCCGGGACGAGAAGGACCGGTTCTTCCGCGCCATCGAGGAGCTGAACCGCGCCGGCAGCCCGGAGCAGGTGTTCATCGCGGTGCTGGAGAGCGCGCGGCAGATCGCCAGCCTCGACTTCTGCGCGGTGACGCTGGTGTCCGAGGTGGAAGGCAAGCGCATGCACCGGGTGGCGCGGATGACGGGCGTCACCGCCTCGGGCAAGGCGCTGGAGGGCAGCGCGTTCCCGGACAACAACGGGCTGGTGGCCAACGTGGTGCGCTACGGGGCGCCGCTGCCGGGCCGGGACATCAAGGCGATGGACCGGCAGGTCATCTTCGACGAGGAGACGCAGATCCGCGGCCTGGGCGCGCTGAAGATCTTCCCGCTCACGGCGGGCGATCGGATCCTCGGTACGCTGGTGGCGGGCTCGCGCAAGAAGGCGTTGGACCAGGACGTGCTGCGGATGCTGGAGGTGATGGCGATCCAGGCGGCGCAGGCGGTGCTGCGTGCGCAGCTCTTCGAGCAGATGGAGCGCATGGCCACCACGGACGGCCTCACGGGGCTGCTCAACCACCGCACGTTCCAGAGCAAGGCGGACGAGTCGCTGGCGCAGGCGCGGCGCTACCAGCGCAAGCTGTCGATGATCCTCACGGACATCGACCACTTCAAGAGTGTCAACGACACGTACGGCCACCCGACGGGAGATGCGGTGCTCCGGGGTGTGGCGAAGATCCTCCGGGACAAGGCGCGGGACACGGACATCGTGGCGCGCTACGGCGGCGAGGAGTTCGCCATCATCATGCCGGAGACGGATGCGAAGGGCGCGCAGGTCATCGCCGAGCGCATCCGCGAGGCGGTAAAGGCCGAGGTGTTCCAGACGGAGATGGGGCCGCTGAAGGTGACGATGTCGCTGGGCATCGCCACGGGGCCGGACCACGGCTACGAGAAGCAGCAGCTCATCGACCTGGCGGACCAGTGCCTGTACCACGCGAAGCGCAACGGCCGGAACCAGTCGG
- a CDS encoding FtsB family cell division protein yields MTARKKFLVVAAVVAGVLSLASVADARGFRRYLKLRQDVESLQERNRVLAEQNDTLLREINALRKDPAALERAAREELGYVKPGELVFHLETP; encoded by the coding sequence ATGACAGCGCGGAAAAAGTTCCTGGTGGTGGCGGCGGTGGTGGCGGGGGTGCTGTCCCTGGCCTCCGTGGCCGATGCCCGGGGCTTCCGGCGCTACCTCAAGCTGCGCCAGGACGTGGAGTCGCTCCAGGAGCGCAACCGCGTGCTGGCTGAGCAGAACGACACCTTGCTGCGGGAAATCAACGCACTGCGCAAGGATCCCGCCGCCCTCGAGCGCGCCGCCCGCGAGGAGCTCGGCTACGTCAAGCCGGGCGAGCTCGTCTTCCACCTGGAGACGCCATGA
- a CDS encoding TlpA family protein disulfide reductase, with translation MRPSRRALAWALVLGLAACRTTKAVEAPGEGFLGALELPGVGPVRYSPAELSGQVVLVTFFATWCFPCVAEIPTLQALQRDYGPRGFRVVAVGMDLDGKRVLAPFAEHYELNYPVLLASESIIAGQSAFGPIRSMPMAVILDRQGRAVSAWQGVASHEDVAKEVEKALGK, from the coding sequence ATGAGGCCGTCGCGCCGCGCCCTGGCGTGGGCCCTGGTATTGGGGCTTGCCGCGTGCCGGACGACGAAGGCCGTGGAGGCTCCGGGCGAAGGGTTCCTCGGAGCGTTGGAGCTGCCCGGGGTGGGGCCGGTGCGCTACAGCCCGGCGGAACTCTCGGGGCAGGTGGTGCTGGTGACTTTCTTCGCCACCTGGTGCTTTCCGTGCGTGGCGGAGATCCCCACGCTGCAGGCGCTGCAGCGCGACTACGGCCCGCGAGGCTTCCGGGTGGTGGCGGTGGGGATGGATCTGGATGGGAAGCGGGTGCTGGCGCCGTTCGCCGAGCACTACGAGCTGAACTACCCGGTGCTGCTGGCCAGCGAGAGCATCATCGCGGGGCAGAGCGCCTTCGGGCCGATCCGGTCGATGCCCATGGCGGTCATCCTGGACCGACAGGGGCGCGCGGTGTCCGCCTGGCAGGGCGTGGCGAGCCACGAGGACGTGGCGAAGGAAGTCGAGAAGGCGCTGGGCAAGTAG
- a CDS encoding Fur family transcriptional regulator translates to MAQHGLKSTRQRSLIIDTFFSVGGHLSVEELWNKVREQDTKVSVATVYRTMKLLNDCGLAHARNFGDGQTRYEAAAGRHHHDHLICTRCGRIVEFENDRIEAMQEAVAKKHGFTVTSHKMELYGLCKDCQRIPGSPKTEA, encoded by the coding sequence ATGGCGCAGCACGGGCTGAAGAGCACGCGCCAGCGCAGCCTCATCATCGATACCTTCTTCTCGGTGGGCGGCCACCTCTCGGTCGAGGAGCTGTGGAACAAGGTCCGCGAGCAGGACACCAAGGTGTCGGTGGCCACCGTGTACCGGACGATGAAGCTGCTCAACGACTGTGGGTTGGCGCACGCGCGCAACTTCGGAGACGGGCAGACGCGCTACGAGGCGGCCGCGGGGCGCCACCACCATGACCACCTCATCTGCACCCGGTGCGGGCGCATCGTCGAGTTCGAGAACGATCGGATCGAGGCGATGCAGGAGGCGGTCGCGAAGAAGCACGGCTTCACGGTGACGTCGCACAAGATGGAGCTGTACGGCCTGTGCAAGGACTGCCAGCGCATTCCCGGCTCGCCCAAGACCGAGGCATGA
- a CDS encoding FmdB family zinc ribbon protein yields MPIYEYSCQSCGKTIDVLQKISDPTPAACTECGAEGSLSRAISRSSFVLKGGGWYADLYSSTKKDGSSSSSDSSSSSSSSSSSSSSSTSTSSSSSSSSSSSSASPAPAAAAASKSS; encoded by the coding sequence ATGCCTATCTACGAGTACTCCTGTCAGAGCTGTGGGAAGACCATCGACGTGCTCCAGAAGATCAGCGATCCGACGCCCGCCGCGTGTACCGAGTGCGGCGCCGAGGGCTCGCTGAGCCGCGCCATCAGCCGCTCGAGCTTCGTGCTCAAGGGTGGTGGCTGGTACGCCGATCTCTACAGCTCCACCAAGAAGGATGGCTCCAGCAGCAGCTCGGACTCCAGCAGCAGCAGCTCGTCCAGCAGCTCGTCCAGCAGCTCGTCGACTTCGACTTCGTCTTCGTCCTCGTCGAGCAGCAGCTCATCCAGCGCCTCCCCGGCGCCCGCCGCCGCAGCCGCCAGCAAGTCTTCCTGA
- a CDS encoding Dyp-type peroxidase has product MSLWGRRPSEEPSGSRPSPLSWRKRRVAPDYEQERKDIQGLLLHGYKRMEVARFLLLGISEARGCRAWLRELLPELTSSADKSPEVLDQESSCANVAFTWPGLQALGLEPEALKTFPFEFRQGMAERAHLLGDSGDSHPERWEFGGQGSQGVPQERIHVMLMLYATDEDAMKEVLARHRDRLAAAGLVELYCQPAAHMKEKVTVQGKEHVFFKEHFGFRDSLSQPRIAGFRDPDVGAADYDRPIAAGEFILGYENEYGEKPMSPRIPAAKGDTDLGHNGTYLVLRKLHQDVAAFEAFVKEHQDLAARYTSEPEKQRTWLKAKLIGRWPNGAYLRPGEHEQPQCPHMDAHGIANDFNFRSDKEGFGCPLTSHVRRANPRDSLPPDRKLSMKLSRRHRILRRGIPYERAGEQGLLFIALNANLGRQFEFVQESWMNNEKAGGLYDERDPVTSNQDSGRLTLSAQPLRQSVRGLTRFVTVKGGGYFFLPGLAALRRLAAPAGTLEPEQAAT; this is encoded by the coding sequence ATGTCGCTTTGGGGAAGAAGGCCGAGCGAGGAACCCTCGGGGTCGCGTCCCAGCCCGCTCTCGTGGCGCAAGAGGCGAGTCGCCCCTGACTACGAGCAGGAGCGCAAGGACATCCAGGGGCTCCTCCTGCATGGCTACAAGCGGATGGAGGTCGCCCGCTTCCTGCTCCTGGGCATCAGCGAGGCCCGTGGGTGCAGGGCGTGGCTGCGGGAGCTGCTCCCCGAGCTCACGAGCAGCGCGGACAAGTCGCCCGAGGTGCTCGACCAGGAGAGCTCGTGCGCGAACGTCGCCTTCACCTGGCCGGGGCTGCAAGCCCTGGGGCTGGAGCCGGAGGCGCTGAAGACGTTTCCCTTCGAGTTCCGCCAGGGCATGGCCGAGCGAGCGCACCTGCTGGGAGACTCCGGGGACAGCCACCCCGAGCGCTGGGAGTTCGGAGGCCAGGGCTCCCAGGGAGTCCCCCAGGAGCGCATCCACGTGATGCTGATGCTCTACGCCACGGACGAGGACGCGATGAAGGAGGTCCTTGCCCGGCACCGGGATCGGCTCGCGGCGGCGGGGCTGGTGGAGCTCTACTGCCAGCCCGCGGCTCACATGAAGGAGAAGGTGACGGTCCAGGGCAAGGAGCACGTGTTCTTCAAGGAGCACTTCGGCTTCCGCGACTCCCTCTCCCAGCCTCGGATCGCCGGGTTCCGGGATCCCGACGTCGGCGCCGCCGACTACGACCGGCCCATCGCTGCGGGAGAGTTCATCCTCGGCTACGAGAACGAGTACGGCGAGAAGCCGATGTCTCCCCGAATCCCCGCCGCGAAGGGAGACACGGATCTGGGCCACAACGGCACCTACCTTGTGCTGCGCAAGCTCCACCAGGACGTCGCCGCCTTCGAGGCCTTCGTCAAGGAGCACCAGGACCTGGCCGCCCGCTACACCTCGGAGCCGGAGAAGCAGCGGACCTGGCTGAAGGCGAAGCTCATCGGCCGCTGGCCCAACGGCGCCTACCTGCGGCCCGGTGAACACGAACAACCCCAGTGCCCGCACATGGATGCGCACGGGATCGCCAACGACTTCAACTTCCGCTCCGACAAGGAGGGGTTCGGGTGTCCGCTGACGTCCCACGTGCGGCGCGCCAACCCGCGCGACTCACTGCCTCCCGATCGCAAGCTGTCGATGAAGCTGAGCCGCCGGCACCGGATCCTCCGCCGAGGCATCCCCTACGAACGGGCCGGAGAGCAGGGCCTGCTCTTCATCGCGCTCAACGCCAACCTCGGGCGACAGTTCGAGTTCGTCCAGGAGAGCTGGATGAACAACGAGAAGGCCGGTGGGCTCTATGACGAGCGGGATCCGGTCACCTCGAACCAGGACAGCGGCCGGCTGACGCTCTCGGCGCAGCCCCTCCGCCAGAGTGTGAGAGGGCTCACGCGATTCGTGACGGTGAAGGGAGGCGGGTACTTCTTCCTCCCAGGGCTCGCGGCGCTGCGGCGGCTGGCGGCCCCCGCTGGCACCCTGGAGCCCGAACAGGCAGCCACGTAG
- a CDS encoding RNA polymerase sigma factor has product MEPTYDGELRHFEALIRQHQPQLHGFARRLCRQGGVEPEDLVQDTLERALRRREWLAAQNERMRLAWLYTTLRRRFLDLRRHQRVEELVGATLELIEAPVLIRQKRQWLLWERVSDEQLREAFEHLKPSLREPLELHALGLRYKDIAQRVGATVGTVGGRIFQARQVLRARLVARLSDEEPQEMAGSPS; this is encoded by the coding sequence ATGGAACCCACGTACGACGGAGAGCTTCGGCATTTCGAAGCGCTCATCCGCCAACACCAGCCTCAACTCCACGGGTTCGCGCGCAGACTCTGCCGTCAGGGAGGAGTCGAACCCGAGGATCTGGTCCAGGACACGCTGGAGCGCGCGCTGCGCCGACGGGAGTGGCTCGCCGCGCAGAACGAGCGCATGCGCCTGGCCTGGCTCTACACCACGCTGCGCCGCCGCTTCCTCGATCTGCGCCGCCACCAGCGCGTCGAAGAGCTCGTCGGCGCCACGCTGGAGCTGATCGAGGCGCCCGTGCTGATCCGCCAGAAGCGGCAGTGGCTCCTCTGGGAGCGCGTCTCCGATGAACAGTTGCGCGAGGCCTTCGAGCACCTGAAGCCCTCGTTGCGCGAGCCCCTGGAGCTGCACGCGCTGGGGCTTCGCTACAAGGACATCGCCCAGCGGGTCGGCGCCACGGTGGGCACCGTGGGCGGCAGGATCTTCCAGGCACGTCAGGTGTTGCGCGCGCGACTCGTGGCCCGCCTCTCGGATGAGGAGCCGCAAGAAATGGCGGGCTCCCCGTCCTGA
- a CDS encoding DoxX family protein yields MKARSRYAAAPLLTPPPAHSEPGHTRQVHRGRSTPPGLTFPKTSETALRLALRIVAGAVFITLGQMKFFDSILLGTDAVTLPTGPEGFAQYLGAIGVPFPLLSAYMVCIVEMICGVGLVLSAFLPAPAILTRLTALPLFMDMTVAILTVGVPNLMGDPVRLEGIAVTHQVWRFPLESALWLAALVLLVRPLPKREPTPTYAPSGS; encoded by the coding sequence ATGAAAGCCAGATCGCGATACGCAGCAGCTCCTCTCCTCACTCCTCCTCCGGCTCACTCCGAGCCCGGGCACACGCGGCAGGTCCACCGCGGACGCTCGACGCCTCCTGGGCTCACCTTCCCGAAGACCTCGGAGACCGCGCTCCGGCTCGCCTTGCGCATCGTCGCGGGCGCCGTCTTCATCACGCTGGGGCAGATGAAGTTCTTCGACAGCATCCTGCTGGGCACCGATGCCGTGACGCTGCCGACAGGGCCCGAGGGCTTCGCGCAGTACCTGGGCGCCATCGGCGTCCCCTTCCCGCTCCTCTCCGCGTACATGGTCTGCATCGTGGAGATGATCTGCGGCGTGGGCCTGGTGCTCAGCGCCTTCCTCCCCGCGCCCGCGATCCTCACGCGCCTGACCGCGCTGCCCCTCTTCATGGACATGACGGTGGCCATCCTCACCGTGGGGGTGCCCAACCTCATGGGCGATCCGGTGCGACTGGAGGGCATCGCCGTCACCCATCAGGTCTGGAGATTCCCGCTCGAGTCCGCCCTGTGGCTGGCTGCCTTGGTCCTCCTGGTGCGGCCCCTGCCCAAGCGGGAACCTACCCCTACGTACGCTCCGAGCGGGTCCTGA
- a CDS encoding peroxidase family protein yields the protein MVHHGAMEIRGINPPRSRYHERGRFGRLFPGLSPFAVDTQDVRERLLEMGKRGGVMDPGADPAANPPNPANLSAGFTFLGQFIDHDITFDPTSSLERQNDPEAISNFRTPLLELDNVYGAGPVASPQLYDASNPNKFLIDASAPKDLPRNSQLTAIIGDPRNDENLIVSQLHLAFLKFHNAVVDDLTSKGTVHRTEIFAEAQRIVRWHYQWMVLHEFLPHTVGASVVEDILKNRRDNRCYTWRHEPFIPVEFAVAAYRFGHSQVRPGYRVNANFAAPIFNATLDASVADPNDLRGGKRSDRRFVEWKFFFRIEPNSTQVGLRIDTTLSPALFELPFIPPGAPTTDPQSLAQRNLLRGLVFGLPSGQDMARAMRIKPLSPEELSDVKHLRFDRSTPPWFYILREAERRAEGKTLGPVGGRIVAEVFVGLVEGDRLSYLRADPDWKPFLGSKPGEFFIGDLLKFAGVA from the coding sequence ATGGTGCATCACGGCGCAATGGAGATCCGCGGTATCAACCCCCCTCGCTCGCGCTATCACGAGCGTGGGCGCTTCGGCAGGCTCTTCCCGGGGCTATCGCCGTTCGCGGTAGACACGCAGGATGTCCGGGAGCGGCTGCTCGAGATGGGAAAGCGCGGCGGCGTGATGGACCCTGGCGCGGACCCCGCCGCCAACCCGCCCAACCCGGCGAACCTTTCGGCGGGCTTCACCTTCCTCGGGCAGTTCATTGATCACGACATCACGTTCGATCCCACCTCCAGCCTGGAGCGGCAGAACGATCCCGAGGCCATCTCCAACTTCCGCACGCCGCTGCTGGAGCTGGACAACGTGTACGGCGCTGGTCCAGTGGCCTCGCCCCAGTTGTACGACGCGAGCAACCCGAACAAGTTCCTCATCGACGCGTCGGCCCCGAAGGATCTGCCGCGCAACAGCCAGCTCACGGCCATCATCGGCGACCCCCGCAACGACGAGAACCTCATCGTCTCGCAGTTGCACCTGGCGTTCCTGAAGTTCCACAACGCCGTCGTCGATGACCTGACCTCCAAGGGAACGGTTCACCGCACGGAGATCTTCGCGGAGGCGCAGCGGATCGTCCGCTGGCACTACCAGTGGATGGTGCTCCACGAGTTCCTGCCGCACACCGTGGGAGCCTCGGTGGTGGAGGACATCCTGAAGAACCGCCGCGACAACCGCTGCTACACCTGGCGGCATGAGCCGTTCATCCCCGTGGAGTTCGCCGTGGCGGCGTACCGCTTCGGCCACTCGCAGGTGCGGCCCGGCTACCGCGTGAACGCCAACTTCGCGGCGCCGATCTTCAACGCCACGCTCGATGCCTCGGTGGCCGATCCGAATGATCTGCGCGGCGGCAAGCGCTCCGATCGCCGCTTCGTGGAGTGGAAGTTCTTCTTCCGCATCGAGCCCAACTCGACGCAGGTGGGCCTGCGCATCGACACCACGCTGTCGCCCGCGCTCTTCGAGCTGCCCTTCATCCCGCCGGGGGCTCCGACCACCGATCCGCAGTCGCTGGCGCAGCGCAACCTGCTGCGCGGGCTGGTGTTCGGGCTGCCCTCGGGCCAGGACATGGCGCGCGCCATGCGCATCAAGCCCCTGAGTCCCGAGGAGCTGTCGGACGTGAAGCACCTGCGCTTCGATCGCTCGACGCCGCCGTGGTTCTACATCCTCCGCGAGGCGGAGCGGCGCGCGGAGGGCAAGACGCTGGGGCCGGTGGGCGGCCGCATCGTGGCGGAGGTCTTCGTCGGACTGGTGGAGGGCGATCGGCTCTCGTACCTGCGGGCCGATCCGGACTGGAAGCCCTTCCTGGGCTCGAAGCCCGGGGAGTTCTTCATCGGTGACCTGCTGAAGTTCGCGGGCGTGGCGTAG
- the hemA gene encoding glutamyl-tRNA reductase, whose amino-acid sequence MELVCVGLSHRTAPLAVRERLALTEVDRAGLLQQWGQAPGEAMLVVTCNRVEVYVATPDAVGARARVREALGRLGGPEVLEHLYEHQGTTALEHLFRVAASLDSLVLGEAQILGQLKAAFAQARQAGAARGGLTRICAAAFSCAKRVRTETAIGQAATSMASAAVALATQAFGTLSDKTVLVVGAGEMGQLAARHVKQARPGRLLITNRTQARAEALAAEVGGTARPFEELHLLLKEADVVVCSTASPLPLFTRENVGAAGALRPLLMLDLAVPRDISPDVAELAGVRTYNVDDIQAFVAENEAARAEEARRAHGLILEEVARFSRERAVRDGVPVLARLRQQAEQIARAESERTLVALGEGLTDKQRKSVEAMARAIVNKLLHEPTACLRSGAEGEEGQLLAETAARLFGLLGEAPR is encoded by the coding sequence CTGGAGCTGGTGTGCGTGGGGCTGTCCCACCGGACGGCCCCGCTGGCGGTGCGCGAGCGGCTGGCGCTGACAGAAGTAGATCGCGCCGGGCTCCTGCAACAGTGGGGACAGGCGCCCGGCGAGGCCATGCTGGTTGTTACCTGCAACCGGGTGGAGGTGTACGTGGCCACGCCGGACGCGGTGGGGGCCCGGGCGCGGGTGCGCGAGGCGCTCGGGCGGCTGGGCGGCCCCGAAGTCCTGGAGCACCTCTATGAGCACCAGGGCACCACCGCCCTGGAGCACCTGTTCCGCGTGGCCGCGAGCCTGGACTCCCTGGTGCTGGGCGAGGCGCAGATCCTGGGCCAGCTCAAGGCCGCCTTCGCGCAGGCTCGGCAGGCGGGAGCGGCGCGTGGGGGGCTCACGCGCATCTGCGCGGCGGCCTTCTCGTGCGCCAAGCGCGTGCGCACCGAAACGGCCATCGGCCAGGCAGCCACCTCCATGGCCTCGGCGGCCGTGGCGCTGGCCACCCAGGCCTTCGGCACGCTGTCGGACAAGACGGTGCTGGTGGTGGGCGCCGGGGAGATGGGCCAGCTCGCCGCTCGGCACGTGAAGCAGGCCCGGCCCGGGCGGCTGCTCATCACCAACCGGACACAGGCGCGCGCCGAGGCGCTGGCCGCCGAGGTGGGCGGCACGGCACGGCCCTTCGAGGAGCTGCACCTGCTGCTGAAGGAGGCGGACGTGGTGGTGTGCTCGACCGCCTCGCCGCTGCCCCTGTTCACCCGGGAGAACGTGGGCGCGGCTGGCGCGCTCCGCCCGCTGCTCATGCTGGACCTGGCCGTCCCCCGGGACATCAGCCCGGACGTGGCCGAGCTGGCCGGGGTGCGTACCTACAACGTGGACGACATCCAGGCCTTCGTCGCCGAGAACGAGGCGGCGCGCGCCGAGGAGGCTCGCAGGGCCCACGGGTTGATCCTCGAGGAGGTGGCCCGCTTCAGCCGGGAGCGCGCGGTGCGGGATGGCGTTCCCGTGCTGGCGCGGCTGCGGCAGCAGGCCGAGCAGATCGCCCGGGCCGAGTCGGAGCGAACACTGGTGGCGTTGGGCGAGGGCCTCACGGACAAGCAGCGCAAGAGCGTCGAGGCCATGGCGCGGGCCATCGTCAACAAGCTGCTGCACGAGCCCACCGCGTGCCTGCGCTCCGGCGCCGAGGGCGAAGAGGGCCAACTGCTGGCCGAGACCGCGGCCCGGCTGTTCGGACTGCTGGGCGAGGCGCCACGCTGA
- a CDS encoding PHP domain-containing protein, with translation MLIDLHAHSHLSKGCDLDPRAVLDRAALFGLDAVAFTETNTQDGCDELFEIGAKAKVKVFVGLELVTDKGQYLCFFPKPELAPEPVQMWGSNREKPWSAVECLPKVKGMGAAIVAARPYDRDFPNPPMDFIRSLNLLSAVEGYNAKVKQTANDLAVEAAEALNLPCIGGSDARGSLDEVGRGATFFKRPIATQEQLVVELLKGEFWPVMAGELPRLTRPGEAQASKGGGKGGGKRGGGGGGGGGGNRRRRQR, from the coding sequence ATGCTGATCGACTTGCACGCGCATTCACATCTCTCGAAGGGTTGCGATCTGGATCCGCGCGCCGTGCTCGATCGGGCGGCGCTGTTCGGACTGGATGCCGTGGCCTTTACCGAGACGAACACCCAGGACGGCTGCGACGAGTTGTTCGAGATCGGCGCCAAGGCCAAGGTGAAGGTGTTCGTGGGGCTGGAGCTGGTGACGGACAAGGGCCAGTACCTGTGCTTCTTCCCGAAGCCGGAGCTGGCGCCCGAGCCGGTACAGATGTGGGGCAGCAACCGCGAGAAGCCGTGGAGCGCGGTCGAGTGCCTGCCCAAGGTGAAGGGGATGGGGGCGGCGATCGTCGCGGCGCGGCCGTATGATCGCGACTTCCCCAACCCGCCCATGGATTTCATCCGCTCGCTCAACCTGCTGAGCGCGGTGGAGGGCTACAACGCCAAGGTGAAGCAGACGGCCAATGACCTGGCCGTGGAAGCGGCCGAGGCCCTGAACCTGCCCTGCATCGGCGGCAGCGACGCGCGTGGCTCGCTGGACGAGGTAGGGCGCGGGGCGACCTTCTTCAAGCGGCCGATCGCCACCCAGGAGCAACTGGTGGTGGAGCTGCTCAAGGGCGAGTTCTGGCCGGTGATGGCGGGCGAGCTGCCCCGGCTGACGCGGCCCGGAGAGGCCCAGGCGAGCAAGGGCGGCGGTAAGGGCGGCGGCAAGCGGGGCGGTGGGGGCGGTGGGGGTGGTGGTGGTAACCGCCGCCGTCGCCAGCGCTGA